In Arsenophonus sp. aPb, one DNA window encodes the following:
- a CDS encoding TerC family protein encodes MEWIADPTMWAGLLTLIVLEIVLGIDNLVFIAILADKLPAKLRNKARITGLTCALFMRVILLFSLTLLVSLTNPIINIWGHPFSARDILMLGGGLFLLFKATMELNERLEGKDKQSGKQRKTAKFWAVVAQIIVLDAIFSLDSVITAVGMVEHIGIMIAAVTIAMILMIIASKPLTMFVNTHPTIVILCLSFLLMIGFSLVAEGFGYLIPKGYLYAAIGFSIMIESFNQFASFNRRRFLKGSKSLRERTAEAVLRVLDGQHERAELDHRTSDLIADNNGIFDPQERQMIVRLLGFAQRNISSIMTSRHDVEYIDINKSADKLLSLLEKTPHTRLVVTDESISDEPVGVIHVIDILNQQLKKQKLNLHALITQPLIFPEGLSLLQALEQFRKAHTHFAFIVDEFGSVEGIVTLTDIMETIAGNMPISEEEVDSRHDIQQLEDSRWVANGFMPLEDLILYVPITLDEKREYETIAGLLMEHLQRMPVVGERIKIENWIFEPLEVTSHRLKKVLITPLQLAKKDVKQNITLT; translated from the coding sequence ATGGAATGGATCGCTGATCCTACGATGTGGGCGGGGCTTCTTACTCTTATCGTACTCGAAATCGTACTTGGCATTGATAATTTAGTCTTTATCGCTATCTTAGCTGATAAATTACCAGCTAAATTACGTAATAAAGCAAGAATAACCGGTTTAACATGCGCACTATTCATGCGTGTTATCTTATTATTTAGTCTTACTTTACTCGTTTCCTTAACTAATCCTATCATTAACATTTGGGGTCACCCATTTAGCGCGCGCGATATTTTAATGCTTGGTGGTGGGCTTTTTCTGCTTTTTAAAGCCACTATGGAGCTTAATGAGCGGTTAGAAGGTAAAGATAAACAATCTGGCAAACAACGCAAAACGGCCAAATTCTGGGCTGTTGTAGCACAAATTATTGTATTAGATGCTATTTTTTCACTTGATTCAGTTATTACAGCTGTTGGCATGGTTGAACACATTGGCATTATGATTGCGGCAGTCACTATTGCTATGATTTTAATGATTATCGCTAGTAAACCTTTAACCATGTTCGTTAATACCCATCCAACTATTGTTATTCTCTGTCTCAGTTTTTTACTTATGATAGGTTTCAGCTTAGTGGCTGAAGGATTCGGTTATCTGATACCGAAAGGCTATTTATACGCCGCTATTGGTTTTTCTATTATGATCGAATCATTTAATCAATTTGCTTCCTTTAATCGACGCCGTTTTTTAAAAGGAAGCAAATCACTACGAGAAAGAACCGCTGAAGCAGTATTGCGGGTTTTAGATGGTCAACATGAACGCGCTGAATTAGATCATCGCACCTCTGATTTGATTGCTGATAATAATGGCATTTTTGATCCACAAGAACGACAAATGATTGTGCGTTTATTAGGATTCGCTCAACGTAATATTAGTAGTATTATGACTTCGCGCCATGACGTTGAATATATTGATATCAACAAGTCTGCGGATAAGCTACTTTCATTATTAGAAAAAACACCCCATACACGTCTTGTTGTTACGGATGAATCAATAAGCGATGAGCCTGTCGGGGTTATACATGTTATCGACATATTAAATCAACAATTAAAAAAGCAAAAACTTAACTTACATGCCCTAATTACTCAACCACTAATTTTCCCTGAAGGTTTATCATTACTTCAAGCATTGGAGCAATTTCGTAAAGCTCATACTCATTTTGCCTTTATTGTTGATGAATTTGGCTCTGTCGAAGGGATAGTTACGCTGACAGATATTATGGAAACTATTGCCGGTAATATGCCAATCAGTGAAGAAGAGGTGGATTCTCGTCATGATATTCAACAATTAGAGGATAGTCGCTGGGTTGCTAATGGCTTTATGCCTTTAGAAGATCTGATCCTTTATGTACCAATTACGCTTGATGAAAAACGTGAATATGAGACGATAGCCGGATTATTAATGGAGCATTTACAACGAATGCCGGTTGTTGGTGAACGTATTAAAATTGAAAATTGGATTTTTGAACCGTTGGAAGTAACCAGCCACCGCCTTAAAAAAGTATTGATCACCCCCCTGCAACTGGCTAAAAAAGATGTTAAACAAAATATTACTTTAACATAA
- the gndA gene encoding NADP-dependent phosphogluconate dehydrogenase: protein MSKQQIGVVGMAVMGRNLALNIESRGYSVSIFNRSKEKTDEVIEENPGRKLIPCHTIKEFVDSLEKPRRILLMVKAGEATDKTIASLTPYLDKGDILIDGGNTYFQDTIRRNQELSAQGFNFIGTGVSGGEEGALKGPSIMPGGQKQAYDLVEPILQQIAAKADGEPCVSYIGPDGAGHYVKMVHNGIEYGDMQLIAEVYSILKNALKLTNEELADIFTEWNKGELSSYLIEITADIFRKKEDKTNNYLIDVILDEAANKGTGKWTSQSALDLGVPVTLITESVFARYLSFLKTQRVAAAKILTGPVVNSFKGDKQEFIEKVRRALYLGKIVSYAQGFQQLKAASDEYHWQLNYGEIARIFRAGCIIRAQFLQKITDAYSQNPSLANLMLAPYFKNITDEYQQSLRDIVCFGVQNGIPLPTLTAAISYYDSYRSAVLPANLIQAQRDYFGAHTYKRIDKEGIFHTEWLDK from the coding sequence ATGTCAAAACAACAAATTGGTGTAGTTGGTATGGCTGTTATGGGGCGTAATTTAGCGCTCAATATTGAAAGCCGGGGTTATTCTGTTTCGATTTTTAATCGCTCGAAAGAAAAAACCGATGAAGTGATCGAAGAAAACCCAGGTAGAAAATTAATCCCCTGTCATACGATTAAGGAATTTGTTGATTCATTAGAAAAACCACGTCGTATTTTATTAATGGTAAAAGCGGGTGAGGCGACAGATAAAACTATAGCTTCATTAACACCTTATCTGGATAAAGGTGATATCCTAATCGATGGTGGTAATACTTATTTTCAGGATACTATTCGACGTAATCAAGAACTTTCAGCGCAAGGATTTAATTTTATTGGAACCGGCGTTTCTGGCGGTGAAGAGGGTGCATTAAAAGGGCCTTCTATCATGCCTGGTGGGCAGAAACAGGCTTATGACTTAGTAGAACCTATCTTGCAACAAATTGCAGCTAAGGCAGATGGTGAGCCTTGTGTAAGCTATATTGGTCCTGATGGTGCAGGTCATTATGTAAAAATGGTACATAATGGCATCGAGTATGGTGATATGCAGCTTATTGCTGAAGTTTATTCTATCCTCAAAAACGCATTAAAGTTAACTAATGAAGAATTAGCCGATATTTTTACTGAATGGAATAAAGGTGAATTAAGTAGTTATCTAATCGAAATTACGGCGGATATATTCCGTAAGAAAGAAGACAAAACCAATAATTATTTGATTGATGTTATATTGGATGAAGCCGCTAATAAAGGAACCGGTAAATGGACCAGTCAAAGTGCTTTAGACTTGGGAGTGCCGGTTACGCTGATTACTGAATCGGTATTTGCACGTTATCTCTCTTTTTTAAAAACGCAGCGGGTTGCAGCAGCAAAAATTCTGACTGGGCCAGTGGTTAATTCATTTAAAGGTGATAAGCAGGAATTTATTGAAAAGGTTCGCCGTGCACTTTACTTAGGTAAAATTGTGTCTTATGCACAGGGATTTCAGCAATTAAAGGCCGCATCGGATGAATATCACTGGCAGCTAAATTATGGAGAAATTGCCAGGATTTTCCGCGCAGGATGTATCATTCGGGCGCAATTTTTGCAAAAAATTACTGATGCGTATAGCCAAAACCCATCTTTAGCAAACTTGATGTTAGCGCCTTATTTTAAAAATATTACTGATGAATATCAGCAATCGTTACGGGATATTGTCTGTTTTGGTGTACAAAATGGTATTCCGTTACCCACGCTCACGGCAGCAATTTCTTATTATGATAGTTATCGTTCGGCAGTTTTACCGGCAAACTTAATTCAAGCACAACGTGATTATTTTGGCGCTCATACTTATAAAAGGATTGATAAAGAAGGTATTTTTCATACCGAATGGTTAGATAAATAA
- a CDS encoding DASS family sodium-coupled anion symporter gives MDKLTPFKPLPTIIAITITLIIWFIIPAPNGVDVNAWQLFALFIGTIIAIIGKALPIGAISIIAIALIAITGVTNPNNPTAAINDALSGFSNQLIWLIGISIMISVSLNKTGLGARIGYYFISLFGKRTLGIAYSLAIAETILAPVTPSNTARSGGIIHPIMRSISNSFGSDPESNSSQKIGRYLSLVNFNINPITSAMFITATAPNPLIVSLIMENTSPPFEISWGMWAIAAFIPGIISLLVMPLIIYWIYPPEIKVTPDAPNFAKQKLHKLGPISSAEKITLAVFAMLLLMWAGVPALIFGSAFTINPTAAAFIGLSVLLCSGVLAWDDILKTKGAWDTITWFAALVMMASFLSKLGLTNWFSQTVGDAIDHMGIGWIGGMLLLVLIYVYSHYFFASTTAHIMAMFAAFFTAGLALGAPPILLGLILAFSSSLMMSLTHYATGTAPIIFGSGYTTLAEWWKIGFILSVVNLFIWFVIGGLWWKLLGYW, from the coding sequence ATGGATAAATTGACCCCATTCAAACCTTTACCAACCATAATTGCTATTACAATCACTCTCATCATCTGGTTTATTATTCCCGCTCCAAATGGTGTTGATGTTAATGCTTGGCAGTTATTTGCGCTTTTTATTGGGACTATAATAGCCATCATCGGTAAAGCTTTACCTATAGGTGCAATCTCCATTATCGCTATTGCTTTAATTGCTATTACGGGAGTAACTAATCCCAATAATCCGACAGCAGCAATTAATGATGCATTGAGTGGTTTTTCAAATCAACTTATTTGGTTGATAGGTATTTCAATAATGATTTCTGTTAGTTTAAATAAGACAGGATTAGGTGCTCGGATTGGTTATTATTTTATTTCTTTATTTGGCAAAAGGACATTAGGTATTGCTTATTCATTAGCGATTGCAGAGACAATATTAGCGCCGGTTACACCCAGTAATACAGCACGTAGTGGTGGAATTATTCATCCTATTATGCGTTCAATTTCAAATAGTTTTGGCTCTGATCCAGAATCAAATAGCTCACAAAAAATTGGCCGCTATCTTTCATTGGTTAATTTTAATATTAATCCAATTACATCAGCGATGTTTATTACGGCAACAGCACCTAATCCATTGATTGTTAGTTTGATTATGGAAAATACATCGCCTCCATTTGAGATCAGTTGGGGAATGTGGGCAATAGCTGCTTTTATACCAGGCATAATTTCATTATTAGTTATGCCATTGATTATTTATTGGATTTATCCGCCTGAAATTAAAGTAACACCAGATGCACCCAATTTCGCTAAACAAAAATTACATAAGTTAGGACCTATTTCATCTGCAGAAAAAATTACTTTAGCGGTATTTGCCATGCTATTGTTGATGTGGGCTGGTGTACCTGCGCTTATTTTCGGTAGCGCTTTTACTATTAACCCTACGGCGGCAGCATTCATTGGTCTTTCCGTTTTACTGTGTTCAGGCGTATTAGCTTGGGATGATATTTTAAAAACCAAGGGAGCCTGGGACACAATTACTTGGTTTGCGGCATTGGTTATGATGGCATCTTTCCTAAGTAAGCTTGGATTGACCAATTGGTTTTCTCAAACAGTAGGAGACGCTATTGATCATATGGGAATCGGCTGGATTGGAGGTATGTTGTTACTTGTTTTGATATATGTCTATTCTCATTACTTTTTTGCCAGCACAACAGCCCATATTATGGCAATGTTTGCGGCATTTTTTACAGCTGGATTAGCATTAGGCGCTCCACCTATTTTGCTCGGTTTGATCCTGGCTTTCTCTTCATCATTAATGATGTCGTTAACACATTATGCCACTGGTACCGCGCCAATTATTTTTGGTTCGGGTTATACAACCTTAGCTGAATGGTGGAAAATTGGTTTTATATTAAGTGTGGTCAATCTTTTTATTTGGTTTGTCATTGGTGGTTTATGGTGGAAGTTACTAGGATATTGGTAA
- a CDS encoding aldo/keto reductase, with amino-acid sequence MQLRRLGSTGFVIPPLVFGGNVFGWTINEKESFTILDALYDNCLVAIDTADVYSSWAAGNQGGESETIIGNWLTKHSIARDKLVIFTKVGADLGSPGKRGLSARWIIKAVEDSLRRLQTDYIDLYFSHWPDINTPYEETLNAYLKLLTTGKIRAIGASNLDARQLKTALEVADSQRLPRYQVLQPEYNIYDRAAFDDKLKKLCIEENIGVVTYYSLASGFLTGKYRRQSDLNSSARKSDIDKYLNQRGEKILNALQVVADDHQATLAEVALAWLMAFNGITAPIASATTVAQVESFVKAINLTLTKAQFEYIDSESKLN; translated from the coding sequence ATGCAATTGCGTAGGTTAGGTTCAACAGGATTTGTTATTCCACCACTTGTTTTTGGTGGTAATGTATTTGGCTGGACTATAAATGAAAAAGAGAGTTTTACCATCTTAGATGCGCTTTATGATAACTGTTTAGTTGCAATTGATACGGCAGATGTTTATTCAAGTTGGGCAGCCGGTAATCAAGGTGGAGAATCGGAAACCATTATTGGAAATTGGCTGACTAAACATTCGATTGCCAGAGACAAATTAGTTATTTTTACCAAAGTAGGCGCAGACTTAGGTTCACCCGGTAAGCGAGGTCTGTCTGCTCGCTGGATTATAAAAGCGGTTGAGGATTCATTGCGGCGTTTGCAAACAGATTACATTGATCTTTATTTTTCCCATTGGCCTGACATAAATACCCCTTATGAAGAGACGTTAAATGCTTATCTGAAGCTTTTAACAACGGGTAAAATTCGTGCTATAGGTGCTTCAAATTTGGATGCAAGACAATTAAAAACGGCTTTAGAGGTAGCGGATAGTCAGCGTTTACCGCGTTATCAAGTATTACAGCCGGAATATAATATTTATGATCGCGCTGCTTTTGATGATAAGTTGAAGAAACTCTGCATCGAAGAAAATATTGGTGTTGTTACTTACTATAGTTTGGCATCTGGTTTTTTAACTGGTAAATATCGTCGTCAAAGTGATTTAAATAGTAGTGCTAGGAAAAGTGATATTGATAAATATCTCAATCAAAGAGGCGAAAAAATTCTCAACGCGTTGCAGGTAGTTGCTGATGATCATCAAGCTACATTAGCAGAAGTTGCGCTTGCCTGGTTAATGGCTTTTAATGGGATCACCGCACCGATTGCTAGTGCAACTACCGTTGCTCAGGTGGAAAGTTTTGTGAAAGCCATTAATTTAACATTAACTAAAGCGCAATTTGAATATATAGATTCAGAAAGTAAATTAAATTAA
- a CDS encoding glycosyltransferase, with translation MYFNIKEIILTSYEFSSADAKNSQFHIAYGADMNFSLGTAISICSILHFNKNYTFHFYIFTDTISKCDLKKFDELTRCYNTKITILLIDTLQLKKLPTNKLWSHAIYFRFIIANYFYHKTNKILYLDSDIICSGDISELFDINLSQHIIAAVADRDQYLWNKRAEMLVTPEIANGYFNSGVMLIDTDKWHKNKITEKTINILLDDKTKAKFVFYDQDALNISLVNQVLFLDKKFNTQFSINYELKNKTLLPIINNIKFIHYIGPTKPWNNWSEYPSTHLFITIKENSPWKTTPLIAASTSNQYRYAAKHMFNKKKYIDWLLNYLYYFVNKALHK, from the coding sequence ATGTATTTCAATATTAAGGAGATCATACTAACAAGCTATGAATTTTCATCTGCTGATGCAAAAAACTCCCAATTTCATATTGCTTATGGCGCAGATATGAATTTCTCCCTTGGCACAGCGATCTCTATCTGTTCGATTCTACATTTTAATAAAAATTATACCTTTCACTTTTATATCTTCACTGATACGATTTCTAAATGCGACCTAAAAAAATTTGATGAGCTAACAAGATGTTATAATACAAAAATAACAATATTACTTATTGATACCCTACAGCTAAAAAAATTACCAACAAATAAACTATGGTCTCATGCGATCTATTTTCGCTTTATTATTGCAAATTATTTTTACCATAAAACAAATAAAATATTATATTTGGATTCAGACATTATTTGTTCGGGTGATATATCAGAATTATTCGACATCAATTTAAGCCAGCATATTATTGCTGCCGTCGCTGACCGAGATCAATACCTATGGAATAAACGTGCTGAAATGTTAGTAACACCAGAAATAGCTAATGGTTACTTTAACTCAGGCGTTATGCTAATTGATACTGATAAGTGGCACAAAAATAAGATAACTGAGAAAACAATAAATATATTACTTGATGACAAGACAAAAGCAAAATTTGTATTTTATGATCAGGATGCATTGAATATATCTCTGGTAAATCAAGTTTTATTTTTAGATAAGAAATTTAATACCCAATTTAGTATTAATTATGAGTTAAAAAATAAAACATTATTGCCTATAATCAATAATATAAAATTCATTCATTATATTGGCCCAACCAAACCATGGAATAATTGGTCTGAATACCCAAGTACCCATCTCTTTATTACAATAAAAGAAAATTCCCCTTGGAAAACTACCCCGCTTATTGCGGCATCAACGTCTAACCAATATAGATATGCCGCTAAGCATATGTTTAATAAGAAAAAATACATTGATTGGCTATTAAATTATCTCTATTATTTTGTTAATAAAGCGCTACATAAATAA
- a CDS encoding glycosyltransferase family 25 protein — MNESCPIFIVSLKKDTDRRTQISYVLSSQALPFTIVDAIEGSKLTHNDIAGLKYPYYDKPYGKPNGMNEIACSLSHQSIYQHIIKNDIEWALILEDDVIIDKKLSPLIKALEQGKSNLLKKDYVYLLGGQEGLNSRKRISLSFFNKITIANVTFRLLTYSPDKIFRTCCYLIHRSTCERIIAEFARGFFVADSWGLLYKKNAVKGYYLAEIIKHPIVTAENSNLEADREKYFIKAKRRKRGNFESALAFILLQIRRFYRSLIFWQK, encoded by the coding sequence ATGAATGAATCTTGCCCTATTTTTATTGTTTCTTTAAAGAAGGATACAGATAGAAGAACACAAATTAGTTACGTATTGTCGTCACAAGCTTTGCCTTTCACTATCGTTGACGCCATTGAAGGGAGTAAATTAACTCACAACGATATAGCTGGGTTAAAATATCCTTATTATGATAAACCATATGGTAAACCGAACGGCATGAATGAAATTGCCTGTAGCTTGAGCCATCAATCAATCTATCAACATATTATAAAAAATGATATCGAATGGGCATTGATTCTCGAGGACGATGTTATCATTGATAAAAAATTATCGCCTTTAATTAAAGCGTTGGAGCAGGGTAAAAGTAATTTATTAAAAAAAGATTATGTTTATCTGCTCGGTGGTCAAGAAGGGCTTAATTCCAGAAAACGAATTTCATTAAGTTTTTTTAATAAAATAACCATCGCTAATGTAACATTTCGTCTATTAACTTATAGCCCGGATAAAATTTTTCGTACTTGTTGTTACTTAATTCATCGTAGTACCTGTGAAAGAATAATTGCTGAGTTTGCCCGGGGATTTTTTGTTGCTGATTCGTGGGGCTTGTTATACAAAAAAAATGCAGTTAAAGGCTATTATTTAGCCGAAATTATAAAACATCCGATTGTCACCGCTGAAAATAGCAATTTGGAGGCGGATAGGGAAAAGTATTTTATTAAAGCAAAAAGAAGAAAGCGAGGTAACTTTGAGTCTGCTTTGGCATTTATTTTGCTACAAATCAGGCGTTTTTATCGTTCATTAATTTTTTGGCAAAAATAG
- a CDS encoding glycosyltransferase: MPSKILITSYNISGFGGMETVCRDFIRLLKQRRPDITVSFVFFNDKHTQPNDDWLDNIKYSRLYSSIRNGKLRRIHYALQLRQLLIEQKINAIIALDAIACYNSNISRKFILGRKIPLICWPHFPINRIYKKEYLLKADYYYAISKGIARQLVAIGADRSHIFTLFNPIKKHNIIIPRPKDKTAFLYLGRIFFAGDKQLAFLFNSLANISGDWQLNIVGSGEENEIHQLKQLAKKLNITEKINWHGWQSQSWLYIQNNIKTVTALLLTSNSEGFPMVLPEAISYGIYVISSNCLTGPEDIIKNDINGKLFPVNDMPCFVNILQAIVNNKTLPTQTSIKNSILDFYEDSYIERVNLSLKKILA; encoded by the coding sequence ATGCCAAGCAAAATATTGATAACTAGCTACAACATTAGTGGCTTTGGCGGTATGGAAACTGTTTGTCGTGATTTTATTAGGTTATTAAAACAACGGCGACCAGATATAACCGTCAGCTTTGTCTTTTTTAATGATAAACACACTCAACCGAATGATGATTGGTTAGACAATATAAAATATTCACGACTCTATTCTAGTATTAGAAACGGTAAGCTACGCCGTATTCATTATGCTTTGCAACTGCGGCAATTACTTATCGAACAGAAAATCAACGCAATTATCGCCTTGGATGCAATTGCCTGTTATAACTCAAATATCAGTAGAAAATTTATCTTAGGTAGAAAAATACCGCTTATTTGCTGGCCACATTTTCCCATTAACAGAATTTATAAAAAAGAATATCTTTTAAAAGCTGATTACTATTACGCCATAAGCAAGGGTATAGCGAGACAATTGGTTGCCATCGGTGCTGATAGAAGTCATATTTTTACCTTATTTAATCCAATTAAAAAACACAATATCATTATACCGCGACCTAAAGATAAAACTGCCTTTCTCTATTTAGGCAGAATTTTCTTTGCTGGAGATAAACAACTCGCATTTCTATTTAATAGCCTGGCAAATATTAGCGGTGACTGGCAGCTCAATATTGTCGGTAGTGGCGAAGAAAATGAGATCCATCAGTTAAAACAGTTAGCTAAAAAATTAAATATAACAGAAAAAATTAATTGGCATGGCTGGCAATCACAGTCCTGGTTATATATACAAAATAATATAAAAACAGTTACTGCTTTATTATTAACATCGAATAGTGAAGGGTTTCCTATGGTACTGCCTGAAGCCATTTCCTATGGTATTTATGTGATAAGTTCAAATTGCTTAACCGGTCCAGAAGATATCATTAAAAATGATATTAATGGAAAATTATTTCCTGTAAATGATATGCCCTGTTTTGTTAATATTTTGCAAGCTATCGTTAATAATAAAACCTTACCCACACAGACAAGCATAAAAAATTCTATTTTAGATTTTTATGAAGATAGCTATATTGAAAGAGTTAATTTATCCCTTAAAAAAATTCTAGCATAA
- a CDS encoding DMSO/selenate family reductase complex A subunit has protein sequence MTKNKTTRFVQMNRREFLQTSATIASVAAIAGSITLPFSVQAKSTGIMPDETEEIIKYSACLVNCGSRCPLKVHVKNNIIQRISNETFYDDSKFGEHQIRPCLRGRSVRWRTYNPDRLKYPMLRVGKRGEGKFKKISWDEATTLIAQKLKQTIEKYGNEAIYYQYGTGSTGANLHGRTACKRLLALIGGFLGDYGTYSYAQLTEITPFVYGSAEESLLSEIAHSDLVVMFGHNLAETRMSGGGQFYETLNALQKSQAKVIIIDPRNTDSVTTLGAEWIPIYPGTDAALVAALGYVMINEGLTDEAFLAKYCIGWDKTTLPPTALPNAAYKDYILGNGADGIAKTPEWASQLTGISSQRIIQLAREIANAKAAWISQGWGLQRTANGEQACRSIMMLPLMSGHIGRPGTNTGLWGGSVTYPVASFALPNPVKTTIPTFMWSEAIVRGTELTAKNAGIRGKDKLDSGIKFLWCYSSNVIGNQHADLNKTHQILTDESKCEFILVWDNHNTASAKYADLLLPDVTPVETDDLINNSYASGAYHYLVRLQQAIKPLWQNRPCYDVLAEIAEKLGVATEFTEGRTYQQWIEYCYNKTRETMPHLRPFEQTHDQGIIDRRLAASDQQIALKDFRHDPDKYPLKTPSGKIEIYSEQLNKIAQEWQLPDGDRIPAVPEYCANHEGVENIARKKQYPLQMTGFHNKGHVHSSYYSVAILREAIPHQFWINPIDAKMRGLKQGDIAEIYNDRGRIYIKTKITNRVLPGVIAVPQGAWRNVNKEGIDVGGCINTLTSLHPSPFAKGTPQHTNLVEVKCA, from the coding sequence ATGACTAAAAATAAAACAACACGCTTTGTGCAAATGAATCGGCGGGAATTTTTGCAAACTTCAGCAACGATTGCCAGTGTTGCAGCCATTGCTGGCAGTATTACACTTCCGTTTTCTGTTCAGGCTAAATCGACCGGTATTATGCCTGATGAAACAGAGGAGATAATCAAATATAGCGCTTGCTTGGTTAATTGTGGTAGCCGTTGTCCACTTAAAGTACATGTGAAGAATAATATCATTCAACGTATTTCAAATGAAACCTTCTATGATGATAGCAAATTTGGCGAACATCAAATTAGGCCTTGTTTGCGTGGCCGCTCAGTTCGCTGGAGAACCTATAATCCGGATCGGTTAAAATATCCCATGCTACGGGTGGGTAAACGAGGTGAAGGTAAGTTCAAAAAGATCAGTTGGGATGAAGCAACAACCCTTATTGCGCAGAAGTTAAAGCAAACGATTGAGAAATATGGTAATGAAGCTATCTATTATCAATATGGTACCGGTTCAACTGGAGCAAATTTACATGGACGTACCGCTTGCAAACGTTTATTAGCGCTTATTGGCGGCTTTCTGGGAGATTATGGTACCTATTCTTATGCCCAATTAACTGAAATTACACCATTCGTTTACGGTAGTGCTGAAGAAAGTTTATTAAGTGAAATTGCTCATTCAGATTTAGTTGTGATGTTTGGCCATAATTTAGCAGAAACCCGTATGTCTGGTGGTGGTCAGTTTTATGAAACCTTAAATGCGCTGCAAAAAAGCCAAGCAAAAGTCATTATTATTGATCCCCGTAATACCGATAGTGTTACTACATTGGGCGCTGAGTGGATACCTATTTATCCTGGCACTGATGCAGCATTAGTCGCAGCGTTGGGTTATGTTATGATTAATGAAGGGCTGACAGATGAAGCATTTCTTGCAAAATATTGTATAGGCTGGGATAAAACGACGTTGCCGCCAACAGCGTTACCAAATGCCGCTTATAAAGATTATATTTTGGGTAATGGGGCCGATGGCATTGCTAAAACACCGGAATGGGCAAGTCAACTTACGGGTATTTCAAGTCAACGTATTATTCAGTTAGCACGTGAAATTGCTAATGCTAAAGCTGCATGGATCTCACAAGGCTGGGGGCTACAACGCACCGCTAATGGTGAACAAGCCTGCCGTTCAATTATGATGCTACCTTTGATGAGTGGCCATATTGGTCGTCCAGGTACTAATACCGGGCTTTGGGGGGGTAGCGTTACTTATCCTGTTGCCAGTTTTGCGCTACCAAATCCAGTAAAAACAACAATCCCAACATTTATGTGGAGCGAGGCTATTGTTCGAGGTACTGAATTAACGGCTAAAAACGCCGGTATTAGAGGTAAAGATAAATTAGATTCCGGCATTAAATTTTTGTGGTGTTATTCCAGTAATGTGATTGGTAATCAGCATGCTGATTTAAATAAAACGCATCAAATTCTTACTGATGAATCAAAATGTGAGTTTATTCTGGTATGGGATAATCATAATACGGCTTCAGCCAAATATGCGGATCTGTTGCTGCCTGATGTTACCCCGGTGGAAACAGATGATTTAATCAATAACTCATATGCAAGTGGTGCCTATCATTATTTAGTGCGCTTACAACAAGCTATTAAACCATTATGGCAAAATCGGCCATGTTATGATGTGTTAGCGGAGATTGCAGAAAAATTAGGTGTTGCAACTGAATTTACCGAAGGTCGTACTTATCAACAGTGGATCGAATACTGTTATAATAAAACCCGTGAAACCATGCCTCATTTACGACCTTTCGAGCAAACTCATGATCAAGGAATTATAGATCGGCGATTAGCCGCGAGTGATCAACAAATTGCGCTTAAAGATTTTCGTCACGATCCAGATAAATATCCACTAAAAACTCCGTCAGGGAAAATTGAGATCTACTCCGAACAGTTAAATAAAATAGCGCAAGAATGGCAATTACCTGACGGTGACCGTATTCCCGCTGTACCTGAATATTGTGCTAACCATGAAGGTGTTGAAAATATTGCTCGCAAAAAACAATATCCTTTACAAATGACAGGGTTTCATAACAAGGGCCATGTCCATTCAAGCTATTATAGTGTTGCAATATTACGTGAAGCTATTCCTCATCAGTTTTGGATTAATCCAATTGATGCAAAGATGAGAGGTCTGAAACAGGGCGATATAGCCGAGATTTATAATGATCGCGGACGTATATATATCAAAACTAAAATTACTAATCGGGTTTTACCAGGTGTAATTGCTGTTCCGCAAGGTGCCTGGCGCAATGTTAATAAGGAAGGAATTGATGTGGGAGGATGTATTAATACACTAACGTCACTACATCCTTCCCCTTTTGCTAAAGGTACTCCACAACATACGAATTTAGTTGAAGTTAAATGCGCATAA